The genomic interval TGGATGGACTGCTGGCATTGCGACGCCTGGTGGCCTACCTGCTGGCGCACTGCGGGATGGGGTTGAGCTCGGAGGCGCGTTCGCACTGATGCAGGAGGCGATGCGGCTCTACCGCGTGGCTGCCTGCTGTTCGCCGCAATGTAGGGCTCGGTGCGCCTCCACGCCCCCCTTGGCCGCCTGGCCGCTTCATCTCCTCTATACTCCTATACGCATCGCGGATGCCGGCCTTGTCACCGCGAACATGCAGGTAGGGCTCGTCGAGGAGGTAGGATGACGCATGGCTGGCGCGGCTGTACGAGCAGTACGGCGACCTGGCGCACCGGCGCTGCCTCCAATTGGTACGCCGCCCGGAGGATGCCGAGGATGCCTTGCAGGAGACCTTCCCGCGGGTGCGACGCCATGGCCCGCCACGGGAGGCGTCGCATACCCGTCCACCCCCAAGCCTCGTTCTCGCTCAAGCCCCTCGCTTCGACTCCTTTGACACCGTCTCTGGGACACCGTCTCTGGGCGCGCTGCTGCTCTGGATCGCCATTCGTAGCCGCCGCCAGTGATGCGCTGCTAGGCTCTCTCAATGTCCTCTTCCGACTCCGAGAGTCGCTTCTTCTGGGTCATGATCGTCATCGCCGTGGCCATCCTGGCGTTTGGCGGCTTCGATTTCCTGCGCACCTTGCGGTTCGTATTGTACGCCGAGGCGGCGCACGCAGAGGTGGTCTCTGTGAGCAGCCAGGGGGACGGCCAACACATCATGTTCAAGGGCTATCCGGAGAGGGTCACGTTCTCGGATTCACACGGCAACGTGCACACCGCCACCATCTACTATGGGCAGTCGAACCCCCATCGGCTGGGGAAGACCGTCAAGGTTCTGTACAACGAGTACGACCCGGCCGGTACCGCGCGCTACGGGGACGCGGCCCGGCTCTGGATCCCGCCGGGCGCCTTTCTGTTCGTCGGCGCCATGGGGCTGTACTGCGCGTTCGTGGCCCGGAACCGCGGCTACTGAGGGTGGAATCCCCGCCGCGCTCCCATGAGGTGAGCGGCAGGGGCCTGGGCCTGTTGGCTGTACGGCGCACCGAGTGCCCCGTGAGGTAGGCGGATGAACTCCGTGGCGAAGCGGGTTGCCCGAGGCTACGGAGTCCCTGAAGAGTGAGGGTGCTCGGGGTAACGCCCCTCCAGGGGGGCGGACAATGGAAGCGGTGCCTCCTCAACCGCTACATTCCCGGGTCCATGAGCCTGCTCCCACTCCTGCTCGTCCTCGCGGCTACGCCGTCCGAAAGTGCCTCCGCCGCCCCACGTGAGGGCGTGCTCGTCTACGAGGGACCCGTCGACGTGACGGCGGCGCCCTCTACCTATGGCTTCACGACCTACGCCAAGGGAGACACGTCCTTCGTCGCGGTGGACGAGGCCAACCTGCGCGGCAGCGCCTCCCTCGACGCGCCGGTGGTGCGCACGCTGCGGCTGGGCAGTGTGCTGCAGGTGCTGGAGGTCGCCTCCGGGACGGTCCTCGTGAAGGATCGGGTGGACCGCTGGTACCGCGTGCGCACGTCGGAGGCCGAGCCGCAAGAGGGCTTCGTCCTGGGCAACGTGCTGACACCGCTCGCGGCCACGCGGGACCTGGACGGGGACGGACAGGAGGAGCGCCTGGCGGTCAGCTTCACCTCGGACTTCATGGTCCGCGTGCGCGTCGTGGAGCCAGAGCTCGCCGCCAGGAAGAAGCGAGCCGTGGCGGCGTTGGACTTCCTCCTGCCCGAGGCGGCGGCCGGCAGGCGCGGAGGCCGCGCGCGGCTGGTCCCGGTGTCCGCCAAGGAGCTCGGCATGGAGCCCTCACCGAGGGCCTTCGGGCTCGAGCTGTGCGCGACGAGCTGCGTGGTGCACGCCGTGGCGTACGAGGCGAAGAAGGGCGTCGTGGGCACCCTCTCCGTTCCTCCCGAGGTGCGCGCGGGCGTGACCCTGTACGCGAAACCCAGGAAGCTCTTGTCGATCTACATCAAGGGCGAGGACGAAATCCCCGACGAGCGCATCACCTGCAGCCTCATTGGCAAGGTGCGGGGGGGCACGTATGACCAGAAGGAGGTGCTCACCTGTGCCGACGAAGGCAACAGCAAGATTGGCCCCCCCTCCCGGTCCGCCTACCACTACCTGATGCTGGGGGGCGCGCAGTTGCTGCGGCCGGGCTCCCAGGAGGGCTACGCGACGGGGATGGACGCGCACCTCAAGAGCGAGGGCTACAACGTGAGGCTGGAGCCGAACACCCTCCTGCCCGGCCTCACGCCTCCGGAGGAGCTGTACGCGGATGCGCGTGGACGGATCCGCCTGCGGTTCCGCTCACCGGACAAGTACGTGCGCTCCGCCGTGGAGGTGGCCTTCGTGCACCCCACGCTCGGCACCGTGACGATGACACGGCCGGGAGCGAAGGGCCTGGAGGAGGGAAACCCGCTGGGCTTCAACGGCTTCTACGTGCCCGAGCCCGCCGGAGGCTTCCTCTTCTATGCCTACGAGCGAGACTTCTCGGCCAAGGAGGTGACGTGGAAGGAGCCGAGGCCCGAGGGAGTCTCCTACTCCCTGCAGTACGACCTGGGTTGTGGGCGCGTGAGGGCCGTGAATCCCGCGCCCGCGGATGTGCGGGCCGCGGACCTCGTGGAGGTGGGCCAGGTGAAGGGCGCCGGGCCGATCTTCACCCTGAAGGACAGCGAGCATCCGGACGTGGAGCGCACGTGGAAGGAGTTTCACGACTTTCCGCCCACGCACCCGTCGTACGTGAGCAAGGAGGGGTTCTTCGAGAGTTCGCCCCCCCTCTTCTGGTGGGACTCCTTCGGGAGACTGCTGCGGGTGCTGCCCACGGACCTCTCGGTGCCGTGCATGGAAGAGCCCATCGTCTATTTCTATCCGGAGCGGCCCATGCACGTGCGCTACACGCTCGCGCCGGAGGTTCGGGTGGCCCGGGCCGAGCCGCTCGCGCGAGACAATGCCTGGACGTTCCTCGCCACGCCCCAGGGGCTTCTCGAGGAGGTGGACGCGGCTCCGGGAAGGGCACGGCGGACCTTCAAGCGCCTGTTCTGGGAGGGGACGTCGGTGCGCTTCCCTCCGCCGGCCGAGGGGGTGTGCCTCCCCGGCTCGCGGACGAGCGAGTACTTCCGCGAGGTGCTGCCGCGCCTGGGTCTGCAGCCACACGAGACGGAGGACTTCCTCGAGGCGTGGGTGCCGCGCATGGAGGGAGCGGCCTTCAACGTCATCGGGTTCCACCCGCGCGAGGTGGTGGACAGGCTGGCTCCGGTGCGGGTGTCACCGGCTCCCACGTGGATGATTCGCATCCTCATGGACGCGACGCCCGTGGAGGAGTGCCCCGAGCTCCAAGCCCCCGTGCTGCCGGAGGCGATGCCCGCGCGCGAGGGGTTCTCGGTCGTGGAGTGGGGAGGAGTCCTGCGCGAGAACCGCTGACACGGTACGCGTGATTGGTTTGTGCGCCGGGAGTTCGATTGGAATGGGGATGGGCTCTACGATTGCCGCGAGGATGATTGTCCTTACAAGAGCAAGACGCGGTGGTCCGCCTGTGTCGCCCATCGCCGGGGATGGAGCTGGATACCCGCTCCCCCGGAGGTGATCGAGTGCGTTCCGGGACCGCCCCACCAGGCAGCCTATTAGCCAATATACCTGGATAACGTCACACATTTACCCGGATGGAGCATGAGCCATTGAATGGCGCCCATGCCTGACCAGACCGCCGCTCGCTCCCTGCTCGTCCCCATCGCCCTGCCAGCGCGGGAGATCTTCCCGCCGAACACCCTCAGCCCCGAGGCCCGCGCCGCCCTCGCCGCCAGCGCGGCGACACCGGCCCAGATCCACCCCGCGCGCCACCCCGCTCCCGACGACCTCGAAGGCTGGCGCCGGGCGGTCGCCGCCAGCAACGCCAGGTTCGCGCCGCTGGTGGAGCAGATGCTGGGCGAGACCCGCTGCCGGGTCGAGACCTGGCCCATCGCCGGCGTGATCTGCTACGTCGCGACCCCGCCCGGCCTGGATGCGGCGGCGGCCCGGCGGCTCTACCTCTATCTGCACGGCGGTGCCCTGGTGTTCGGCGGCGGGGCCTACGCCAAGGCCGAGGCCGCGGTGAACGCCGAGCGGCTCGGCATCACCACCGTGTCGGTCGACTACCGCATGCCGCCGGACCACCCCTTCCCCGCCGCACCCGAGGACTGCTTCGCCGTCTACCGCGAGCTGCTCGAGGACTGGGACCCGGCCCGTGTGGTGATCGGCGGCGCCTCGGCCGGCGGCAACATCGCGGCGGCGGCCACCCTGATGATCCGCGACCGGGGCCTGCCCCCGCCGGCCGCCGTGGCACTGCTGACGCCGGAGGTCGACCTCACGGAGTCTGGCGACACCTTCCAGACCAACGCGCTGCTGGACGTGACGCTGAAGGGCGGGCTGCCGGAGTGCAACGCCCTCTATGCGGGAGGCCACGACCTCGCCCATCCCTATGTCTCGCCGCTGTTCGCCGACTTCGGCCCCGGCTTCCCGCCGACCTTCATCCAATCGGGCACGCGCGA from Archangium lipolyticum carries:
- a CDS encoding sigma factor; this translates as MYEQYGDLAHRRCLQLVRRPEDAEDALQETFPRVRRHGPPREASHTRPPPSLVLAQAPRFDSFDTVSGTPSLGALLLWIAIRSRRQ
- a CDS encoding DUF3592 domain-containing protein encodes the protein MIVIAVAILAFGGFDFLRTLRFVLYAEAAHAEVVSVSSQGDGQHIMFKGYPERVTFSDSHGNVHTATIYYGQSNPHRLGKTVKVLYNEYDPAGTARYGDAARLWIPPGAFLFVGAMGLYCAFVARNRGY
- a CDS encoding SH3 domain-containing protein produces the protein MSLLPLLLVLAATPSESASAAPREGVLVYEGPVDVTAAPSTYGFTTYAKGDTSFVAVDEANLRGSASLDAPVVRTLRLGSVLQVLEVASGTVLVKDRVDRWYRVRTSEAEPQEGFVLGNVLTPLAATRDLDGDGQEERLAVSFTSDFMVRVRVVEPELAARKKRAVAALDFLLPEAAAGRRGGRARLVPVSAKELGMEPSPRAFGLELCATSCVVHAVAYEAKKGVVGTLSVPPEVRAGVTLYAKPRKLLSIYIKGEDEIPDERITCSLIGKVRGGTYDQKEVLTCADEGNSKIGPPSRSAYHYLMLGGAQLLRPGSQEGYATGMDAHLKSEGYNVRLEPNTLLPGLTPPEELYADARGRIRLRFRSPDKYVRSAVEVAFVHPTLGTVTMTRPGAKGLEEGNPLGFNGFYVPEPAGGFLFYAYERDFSAKEVTWKEPRPEGVSYSLQYDLGCGRVRAVNPAPADVRAADLVEVGQVKGAGPIFTLKDSEHPDVERTWKEFHDFPPTHPSYVSKEGFFESSPPLFWWDSFGRLLRVLPTDLSVPCMEEPIVYFYPERPMHVRYTLAPEVRVARAEPLARDNAWTFLATPQGLLEEVDAAPGRARRTFKRLFWEGTSVRFPPPAEGVCLPGSRTSEYFREVLPRLGLQPHETEDFLEAWVPRMEGAAFNVIGFHPREVVDRLAPVRVSPAPTWMIRILMDATPVEECPELQAPVLPEAMPAREGFSVVEWGGVLRENR
- a CDS encoding alpha/beta hydrolase, which codes for MPDQTAARSLLVPIALPAREIFPPNTLSPEARAALAASAATPAQIHPARHPAPDDLEGWRRAVAASNARFAPLVEQMLGETRCRVETWPIAGVICYVATPPGLDAAAARRLYLYLHGGALVFGGGAYAKAEAAVNAERLGITTVSVDYRMPPDHPFPAAPEDCFAVYRELLEDWDPARVVIGGASAGGNIAAAATLMIRDRGLPPPAAVALLTPEVDLTESGDTFQTNALLDVTLKGGLPECNALYAGGHDLAHPYVSPLFADFGPGFPPTFIQSGTRDLFLSNSVLLHRKLRRAGVEAELHVWEAMPHRGFGFGFGDAPENHEIDEELRRFIVRHS